One part of the Vicia villosa cultivar HV-30 ecotype Madison, WI linkage group LG6, Vvil1.0, whole genome shotgun sequence genome encodes these proteins:
- the LOC131613922 gene encoding F-box protein CPR1-like — MDDVCFNQSNSRVNHRVVGSYITFRFWNPSTRTISKALGHLCFSSDRVNRRHHRVSQYRSLKFVFGYDNLTSTYKVVSLNFQPRNRITETKVFSLVDNVWRNIQNFPAAPLQFVYRFHPVYRFHHDYDGVYLSGTANWLGVFEYKVKSLENYVIISLDLGTETYTQMHLPHGFVEMPRVDPTIGVLMNRLCFSYDFRLTHFVIWQMMDFGVQESWTQFLQINYLDLQISYLDSIGYNFRDKELFMVPLYLSENDDRLILGSSLEEQAILYNMRDNSVERTRITNKIRWFLVKEYVGSLVSTSE; from the exons ATGGACGATGTTTGTTTCAACCAATCCAATAGCCGTGTCAACCATCGTGTTGTTGGTTCAT ATATAACATTTCGTTTCTGGAACCCATCCACTAGAACAATATCTAAAGCACTAGGCCATTTATGTTTTTCGAGTGATAGGGTTAATCGACGCCATCATAGGGTTAGTCAATATAGATCTTTAAAGTTCGTATTTGGTTATGATAATTTAACCTCTACTTATAAGGTTGTGTCCCTAAATTTTCAACCTCGTAATAGGATAACCGAGACAAAAGTTTTTAGTTTGGTTGATAATGTCTGGAGAAATATTCAAAATTTCCCTGCGGCTCCACTTCAGTTTGTCTATCGCTTCCACCCTGTCTATCGCTTCCACCATGACTATGATGGTGTTTATTTGAGTGGCACTGCTAATTGGTTGGGTGTTTTTGAATACAAGgttaaatctcttgagaattATGTTATTATTTCTCTTGATCTGGGAACCGAGACATACACGCAGATGCATCTTCCTCATGgttttgttgaaatgcctcgagtAGACCCAACTATTGGTGTGTTGATGAATCGTCTTTGTTTTTCTTATGATTTTAGACTAACTCATTTTGTTATATGGCAAATGATGGATTTTGGAGTTCAAGAATCTTGGACACAGTTTcttcaaattaattatttggatctTCAAATTAGTTATTTGGATAGTATTGGTTACAATTTTAGAGATAAGGAATTATTTATGGTGCCATTGTAtctgtcggagaatgatgatagATTGATATTGGGTAGCAGTTTAGAAGAGCAGGCAATTCTGTATAATATGAGAGATAACAGTGTCGAAAGAACTAGAATTACCAATAAAATAAGATGGTTCCTTGTCAAGGAATATGTGGGAAGCTTGGTGTCAACCTCTGAATAG